The nucleotide sequence CGGATTTCGAGTGCGCCAACCCGGCGATCGCGGGTCAGAATGGGGCAGCCCGCGGGTCGTCCAGCCCCGGCGGTCCGGGGCGTCCGGAGGTGATCCGTGCCGCGTTCCGCGCCCGGGTCGACGTCGGCGGGTCACCCAGGCCCGCGGCGCGACCCCGTCCCGCCGCTCGTCCCCGTGCCCGCCACCGCCACCACCGGCGCGACGCTGCTGCTCAACGCCACGTACGAGCCGTTGTGCGTGGTCTCCAGCCGCCGGGCGATCGTCCTGGTCCTCGCCGCGAAGGCCGAGGCGGTCGACGTCACCGCCGACGTCTGCCACGCCGAGACCCTGAGCCTGCCGGTGCCCGTCGTCGTCCGCCTCACGCGGTACGTGCGGGTGCCGTACCCGGCGTCGGTGCCGCTCTCGCGGCGGGCGGTGTTCACCCGCGACGGGCAGACCTGCGTCTACTGCGGCGGGTCGGCCACCAGCATCGACCACGTGGTGCCGCGCAGCCGGGGCGGCACGCACACCTGGGACAACGTCGTCGCGGCCTGCCGTCGGTGCAACCACACCAAGGCGGACCGCTCCCTGGCCGAGCTGGGCTGGAAGCTGCCGCACCCGCCGAGCACGCCGAGCGGGGCCGCCTGGCGGCTGCTCGGGCACCGGACGGTCGACCCGCGCTGGCGGGAGTGGCTGGGGATGCCGGAGAGCGTCAGCGCATGACGTCTCCCGCGACCGCCCGCCGGCTGTGGGCGCTCGCCGAGCCGTTCCACGCGCTCACGTACTTCGCCGACGAGGCGCAGGCCGCCTTCGCGGCGGCCGGGCTGCGCGGGTTCTGGGCGGGCTACTTCGCCGGCCGGGCCGCACCCCTGGGCGCGGTCGGGGCGGAGGTCGTGGCCGCGACGTTCGTCAACTTCTCGCCGGACTTCGTCGCCCGCCGGGTGCCCGGCGTCTGGGCCGACGCCTCCCCGGCCGACGCGCTGCAGGCGCGGCTGGACGGCGTCGACGCGGCGGTCCGGCGGGTCCTGGGGGACGGCTGGACGTCCTCGCCCGATGCGGTCGAGGCGATGGAGCTGGCCGCGGCCGCGGCGGCCGCGGTCGACCTTCCCGGGCGGCCGCTGGCCGCCGCGAACAGTGCGGTGGCGGTGCCCGGGGAACCGCACCTGGTGCTGTGGCAGGCGCTCACCACGCTGCGCGAGCACCGTGGCGACGGGCACACCGTCGCGCTGGTGCAGCGGGAGATCGACGGCGTGCAGGCCCACGTGCTCGCCGCGGCCGCCGGGCGGTCCGACCGGGCGTGGCTGCAGAAGGCCCGGGGCTGGGACGACGCCGCCTGGGGCGACGGCGTCGCGGCGCTCACCGAGCGCGGCCGGCTGGCCGACGGGGAGCTGACCGCCGAGGGGCTGGCCGTGGTCGCCGCGGTGGAGGCCGACACCGACCGGCTGGCGCTGGCGCCGTGGCGTGCGCTCGGGGACCGCGGCTGCGACCGGCTCGCCGAGCTCCTGGTGCCGGTGCGCCGCGCCGTCGTCTCCGCGGGCGCCTGGCCGGCCGGCAACCCGATCGGTGTCCCCGAGCCAGGGTGATCCCGGGTGCCCGGCATGGCGAAGTGTGAGGTCGAACCGCCGATACGACGCTGACATCTGACAGTCGACCACACTGCCGGCGCCCACTGCATGTCAAGAGACGATGAAAGCGAGCTGGCCCCACATCACACGTCGGTCACGGACCGCCACATCTGACCCGTGCGGTCGTGATGTACGTAGAGGAACTGGGTGGTCGCGTTACGTTGCCGCGGCAGCCAGCGCCGCTGGGGCGCTGCGGTCGCCGGAAGGTGTCCTCCCATGTCCAGCACCACTTCGTCCCGTCGGCGCCAGGTGCAGCGCCTGGCCCTCACCGGCGTCGGGTCCGCGGTCCTCCTCGTCGGGATCGCCCCCGCCGCCGTCGCCGCGACCGACGTCACCATCCCGCTCGAGCCCCTCGAGGTCGAGCTGGGCGCCTTCCCGGTCGAGAACCTCGGCGCGATGGACCCCATGGCCGACCCGGCCACCGCGCCCGCCGTGACCCCCGTCCCGGTCCAGTACAGCGGCACGATCACCGTTGCGCTGCCCACGGAGCTCGACGACTCCGCCGTGGAGGCCGCGCTGACCTTCGACGACGACGGCGACGGCAACCCTGACGTGATCTACGCCTCCAACCCGACGGGGACCGAGCTCCCCCTGACGATCAGCGGCGCGGGCACCGGCACCATCACGGTCACCCTGCCCGCCGACGACAGCGTGGGCGTCGATGCCGGCACGCTGTTCCTCGAGCCGCTCACCACGGACCCGGCGGACCTGTCCCCTGCCTTCACCTACTACGACCCGGTGTTCTACGAGCTCGGGTTCGACGCCTCCGCGCCCGTCGCGCAGAACGTCGCGCCCGAGCTGGTCGCGATCTCGCAGGTGCCCTGCGCCATCTCGTCCGCCACGTCCTGCCCGGTGCCGGTGACCGCCGGCTCGACCGTCACGCTGGACCTGACCGCCGCTTCGGTGCTGCGGGAGCTGGACCTCACCGACCTGACCGGTGTTCTGGTCGGCCTGCAGGCGCTCGACGCCAACGGCGACGCCGTCGGTGCGGCAGTGCCGCTGGCGGTCCAGGTCAGCGGCTCGGCGGCGACCTTCGTGCTGCCGGCCGGCACCACCGCCGGCTCCTACGGTCTCGTCGTCGCGCAGCCGACCCCGGCCGGCGGCGTCTCGGTCGTCGCTGTGGAGCTCACCGTGGCCGCTGCGACCGTCGTCGCCCCGCCGGCGGCTCAGCCGGTGGTCAACGACGGGCTGCGCTCGAACACCGGGGTGGAGGCGGTCGAGGCCGGTTCCACCGGAACCGCCGCGGTGACCGCCGGTGCCGGAATGCTGCTGCTCGCCGGCGTGGGTGGCGTGGCGGTCGCCCGCAACCGGCGCCGTCCGGTGGCCGAGGGCGGGACGTGCGACTCCTGACCCGGGTCGGCCGGCGCACCGCCGTCGCGGCGGTCGTCGCCCTCGGGATCACCGGGGGCACGCTGCTCGCCGTCGGCCTCGCCGACGGCGGGCAGCCGGCCGCGGCCACGCCGTCCGAGATCCCGCAGCCGGCGCTGCCGCCCGAGGGGGCCGTCCTCCCGGTGCCGTACTCGGACGTGCACGTGACGGTCCCGGCGCTGGACATGGACCTGCCGGTGCTCCCCCTGACCCCGCGCGGTGGGGCGATCAACCCACCCACCCTCACGGCCGCGTACTGGATCGAGCCCTACGGCGACCCGGTCGGCTCGGCCGAGCAGGCCGGCAACACGCTCTACCTCGCCGCGCACTCGACCGGGACCGGCGAGTACGGCTTCGACCCGCTGATGGCGGCCGACGGCGGGGGCAGCACGCTCGCCGCGGGGGACGTCGTCGAGGTCAGCACACCTGAGGGCACGGTCCGCTACACCGTGGAGCGCACGAAGCGCTACGCCAAGGGCGAGCTGCCCGGCGCCACGGAGGTGTGGGAGGCCTCGCCGGGGCGGTTGGTGCTGATCACCTGCTTCCAGCGCGGTGGTGGCCGGGCCTCCACCGAGAACCTCGTGGTGTTCGCCGAGTCCTGACCAGGCGATGCGGGGCGTGCGCCGGAGGCTCGCGCCCCGCGCGCCGGCCCTCGCCGGAGCAGGAGCACCGTCAGGGCCCGGTCCTGCACCCGGGACTAGCGTGCCGGGCGTGACCCAGCTGCACGACCTCACCGCGCTCGAGCAGGCAGCCGCCGTCCGGGCGAAGGAGGTGAGCCCGACCGAGCTCGTCGAGCACGCCCTGCGCCGCATCGACGCGTTCGACGCCGACCTCGGCGCCTTCGTCACCGTGACGCCCGAGCGGGCCCGCGCCGCCGCGTCGGCCGCCGAGGCACGGCTGCGGGAAGGCGGGGAGCTGCCGCCGTTCCTGGGCGTCCCGACCGCGATCAAGGACCTCAACAACACCGCCGGCGTCCGGACGACGTTCGGCTCCGCCGCGCTCGCCGACTTCGTCCCCGCGGTCGACGACGCCGTCGTCACCCGGCTGGCCGCCGCCGGGACGATCAGCGTGGGCAAGACGAACACCCCGGAGTTCGGCTTCCCCTGCTACACCGACAACGAGCTGGTCGGCCCCGCCCGCTGCCCGTGGGATCCCTCGCGGCTGGCCGGTGGCTCCAGCGGGGGAGCCGCGGTCGCCGTGGCCGCCGGCTTCGTGCCGTTCGCCCAGGGCAGTGACGGCGGCGGCTCGGTCCGCATCCCGGCGAGCATCAACGGCCTGGTCGGCATCAAGCCCACCCGTGGCCGGATCAGCAACGCCCCGTACGGCAGCGAGGTGACCGGGCTGGGCACCAGCGGGCCGCTGGCCCGCACCGTGCGGGACGCCGCCGCGATGCTCGACGCGATGGCCGGCCCGGAGATCGGCGACCCGTTCTGGGCCCCGCCGCTGCCGCCGGGGGAGAGCTTCCTCGGGTGGGCCGACCGGGAGCCCGGCCGGCTGCGGATCGGGCGGTACACCGAGTCGGCGGTGCCCGGGACGGACCTCGATCCGGAGGTCGGCGAGGCGTTCGACGACGCGGCCCGGCTGCTGGAGGGGCTGGGGCACACCGTCGAGGATGTGCCGGCCGGTCTGCTGGACCCCGCGGTGCTGCCGTCCTTCGAGCGGGCCTGGGCGCTGGGTGCCACCACGCTGCCCGTGCCCGCCGACCGGGTCGACCGGTTGCGGCCGCTCACCCGGTGGATGCGCGACCGCGGGCTGGCGCTCTCGGCACGGGACGCGATGCAGGCGATGTTCGCGCTGCGGCAGTTCTCCCGGCAGTTCCTGCAGGCCACCGCCGGCTTCGACGTGCTGCTCGCGCCCGTGCTCACCATGACGCCGCGGCCGATCGGCTGGTTCGGCCTCGACGGGGAGGGCGGGCCGGACTTCGAGCGGCAGAAACGCTATGCCGCCTTCACCGCCCTGTTCAACGCCACCGGGCAGCCGGCGGTCAGCGTCCCGCTGCACTGGACGGCCGACGACCTGCCCGTCGGCACCATGCTCGTCGGCCGCCCGGCCGACGAGGCGACGCTCGTGTCGCTGTCGGCCCAACTGGAGGTCGCCCGGCCCTGGGCCCGACGCCACCCCGCCGTCTGGGCCATGAGCGGATGAACGCGGCGGGTCCCCGGTAAGTTGTCCTTCGTGTTCGACGCTGAGTGGTACCTCGTCTTCGCCGGCATCCCTCTGGCCATCATCGCCGTGCTGGCGCTGCTGACGCTCCGGCCGGGCAAGGATCGGCGTCCCCGCTACAAGCCGGGTCAGCCCTGGGAGTACGACCCGGTCTGGTACGAGCCGCACCCCGCGCACACGGGGGAGGACGCGCACGACCCGGCACCGGCCCACGGGCCCGCCGCCGTCCCCGGCAGCGGCACCGCGGCGCTGGGCTCGTCGATGTACCCGGAGCAGCCGAGCGAGCGTGCCCTGGACGCCGAGCGTGGTACCGGCCCGTCGCTCGCCACCGGCACCACCGGTGCCGGTGCCGGCCAGCCCCGCGGTGGTGCCACCGCCGCCCGCATCCCGCAGCACGCCGGCCCGCTCGGCGGCGCCCGCGGGACCTGGTGACGGCGCCCCGGTGACCCAGTCCGACGTTCCGACCACCACCTCCGGAGACCGGCGATGACCCGCCCCCTCGACACCCAGTCCCACGACACCGCGACGAACTACACCCTCCCCTCGCGCACCGAGGTGGCCCGGCCGCTGGACGAGGTGTTCAGCTACCGGGAGCTCGCGCGTCTCGACGAGGCACTCACCATGTCCTCCCGCGAGACGGGGCTGCGCTTCACGCTCTACATCGGCGAGCTGCGCACGCCCACCCGCACGCACGCCGAGGA is from Blastococcus sp. HT6-4 and encodes:
- a CDS encoding HNH endonuclease — translated: MPATATTGATLLLNATYEPLCVVSSRRAIVLVLAAKAEAVDVTADVCHAETLSLPVPVVVRLTRYVRVPYPASVPLSRRAVFTRDGQTCVYCGGSATSIDHVVPRSRGGTHTWDNVVAACRRCNHTKADRSLAELGWKLPHPPSTPSGAAWRLLGHRTVDPRWREWLGMPESVSA
- a CDS encoding class F sortase, with translation MRLLTRVGRRTAVAAVVALGITGGTLLAVGLADGGQPAAATPSEIPQPALPPEGAVLPVPYSDVHVTVPALDMDLPVLPLTPRGGAINPPTLTAAYWIEPYGDPVGSAEQAGNTLYLAAHSTGTGEYGFDPLMAADGGGSTLAAGDVVEVSTPEGTVRYTVERTKRYAKGELPGATEVWEASPGRLVLITCFQRGGGRASTENLVVFAES
- a CDS encoding amidase, producing the protein MTQLHDLTALEQAAAVRAKEVSPTELVEHALRRIDAFDADLGAFVTVTPERARAAASAAEARLREGGELPPFLGVPTAIKDLNNTAGVRTTFGSAALADFVPAVDDAVVTRLAAAGTISVGKTNTPEFGFPCYTDNELVGPARCPWDPSRLAGGSSGGAAVAVAAGFVPFAQGSDGGGSVRIPASINGLVGIKPTRGRISNAPYGSEVTGLGTSGPLARTVRDAAAMLDAMAGPEIGDPFWAPPLPPGESFLGWADREPGRLRIGRYTESAVPGTDLDPEVGEAFDDAARLLEGLGHTVEDVPAGLLDPAVLPSFERAWALGATTLPVPADRVDRLRPLTRWMRDRGLALSARDAMQAMFALRQFSRQFLQATAGFDVLLAPVLTMTPRPIGWFGLDGEGGPDFERQKRYAAFTALFNATGQPAVSVPLHWTADDLPVGTMLVGRPADEATLVSLSAQLEVARPWARRHPAVWAMSG
- a CDS encoding SCO6745 family protein; amino-acid sequence: MTSPATARRLWALAEPFHALTYFADEAQAAFAAAGLRGFWAGYFAGRAAPLGAVGAEVVAATFVNFSPDFVARRVPGVWADASPADALQARLDGVDAAVRRVLGDGWTSSPDAVEAMELAAAAAAAVDLPGRPLAAANSAVAVPGEPHLVLWQALTTLREHRGDGHTVALVQREIDGVQAHVLAAAAGRSDRAWLQKARGWDDAAWGDGVAALTERGRLADGELTAEGLAVVAAVEADTDRLALAPWRALGDRGCDRLAELLVPVRRAVVSAGAWPAGNPIGVPEPG